The Clostridiales bacterium genome contains the following window.
CTGCTGACTGCAACAATACCAAGTTTTACATCTGGAATATTATTCATAAAAGAAGCCTCCTTAAAACATTTCGAATATTTGACATATTCATTATACTACTCTAAATATTTGCGAACAAGCAGTCTTAAAAATCGGCTTCAATTCGTAATTTGAGCTTATGTTATTTTGAACACTCATTCGGCAGATTCAAGTTTTGTAAGTTCTAAGGCCAGCAGCCTTAAGAATCCAAGAACTTATCAAAACTTTCATAATGCTCATTCGTTGCTCAAAATAACATAATCCTATTTATGCCTGATTTCATATTGCGAATCGAAGAAAAATCGGGTACATATTCTTCAAATAATCCGTATGCATCCTAAAAAATCAGCTAGCGGGTATTTTCAGGCACCCATACTTTCATCTTGCCCGGCTCTCTGTTATCCCACGAATAATATGGCACTGCTAAAAATTCCATGCCGTTGTCCCCTAAGACCGTTATCCTGCATATACCATCAAGCAGATCAGGCATATATTCGGCTTTAAATCTACTTTCTGAAGATACAAATATTTTATCATATAGCTTAAGGTTGTCCGTTTCTTCAAAGCAATAGACAATAGGACCCCTCATCAGGCATACAAGACCGGCATCCGCCCTTACCCTTTTATCGGCATGAACGATTTGCACCGGCATATCCATATGCAAATCTATGAAATCGCCATTTGACCATGTTCTTTCTATAGCAATGTATCCATTGTTCATATCCGCATCTTTCTTGGAAATACCGTTTACAGACAGGAAAAATTTCCCGCACCAGCCTGGTTTCCTTAAATTCAAATTGAAATTGCACGGTTTTTCAACATTTATTTTAATGTGCACGTCTCCATCCCAAGGATAGCGGGTCTTCTGCTCAATTTTTACCTTTTTTCCGTCAAGTGTTATATCTCCCGTATTCGAAAAATATTGATTAATCCATATGCCGCTCTCAGAAACTGCATAAACATAATTTCCGATGGATGGTATAAATCTTGCTATCTGGGTTGGACAGCATGAACACCCATACCATTTCTGCCTGTGATGGCTGCCGTCTGTCGCAAGGGGATTTTCATAAAAAAACATATCTCCGCTTAAGGATACTCCGCTCAATGCGCCGTTATACATTTCCCTCTCCACTATATCGGCATATTTGCTCTGGCCGCTTAGCAAATTCATGCGATGATTCCAGTAGACCATACCCACGGATGCGCAAGTTTCGCAATAAGCTGTCTCGTTCGGGAGATCATAATCCTCTGTAAACCCTTCATTGCTCTTTGTGGAACCTATGCCGCCGGTAATATACATATTCCTTAAAACCACGCTGTCCCACAGCCTGTCAAGAGCTTCGGCATACTCACCATCGCCGGTTTCACCTGCCATATCAGCCATAGCCGTGTAAAGGTACATTGCCCTTACTGCATGGCCACTGACATGGGAGAGATCTTTGACAGGTTTATCATCCTGGCAATATGACGGACCCCAGCCTTTTTTATCCCAAATGGCACCTTTCCCATAGCCGTGACCTCTTTCCTCAAGGAGCCATTTTGAAAATTCCAGATACTTTTCATTCCCTGTTTCGCGGTATAACTTTATGAGTGCAAGCTCGGGTTCTTCATGCCCTACAACCCAGTGCTTTTTCCCGGGGCCCAGTACAGACATCATATGGTTTGCAACATTACAGGCTACCTTCAAAAGCTTATCCTTTTTTGTAGCCTTATAATATGCTATCCCGGCTTCGATTAAATGTCCCGCACAGTAATCCTCATGCTTTTCCATGTCC
Protein-coding sequences here:
- a CDS encoding glycoside hydrolase family 127 protein — translated: MKSKKLSEVPFTNVKVQDKFWGGRMKTHRDVTIDACIRECEETGRISNFAKAAGIKEGKFEGIYFNDSDVYKVLEGIAYSLANCRDAKLEKKTDEIIDLIAAAQQSDGYLDTYFILAEPDKKWTDMEKHEDYCAGHLIEAGIAYYKATKKDKLLKVACNVANHMMSVLGPGKKHWVVGHEEPELALIKLYRETGNEKYLEFSKWLLEERGHGYGKGAIWDKKGWGPSYCQDDKPVKDLSHVSGHAVRAMYLYTAMADMAGETGDGEYAEALDRLWDSVVLRNMYITGGIGSTKSNEGFTEDYDLPNETAYCETCASVGMVYWNHRMNLLSGQSKYADIVEREMYNGALSGVSLSGDMFFYENPLATDGSHHRQKWYGCSCCPTQIARFIPSIGNYVYAVSESGIWINQYFSNTGDITLDGKKVKIEQKTRYPWDGDVHIKINVEKPCNFNLNLRKPGWCGKFFLSVNGISKKDADMNNGYIAIERTWSNGDFIDLHMDMPVQIVHADKRVRADAGLVCLMRGPIVYCFEETDNLKLYDKIFVSSESRFKAEYMPDLLDGICRITVLGDNGMEFLAVPYYSWDNREPGKMKVWVPENTR